One Thalassoglobus sp. JC818 genomic region harbors:
- a CDS encoding PVC-type heme-binding CxxCH protein produces MIRPTHLLSLALFIHLCTSLLALAAEPLPPMEAVQKFQLDESCAIELVASEPDVVDPVHIAFDSSNRLWVVEMSDYPNGPDPNQPGLSRIRVLTDTDGDGRYSDPKLFKENLLFANGLMFWEDGVIVTSNGQVLFLRDQDNDGVCDETQIWFEGFATENPQLRHNHPQLALDGYIYIANGLRGGEIVPGPDAPWEIKSPAKPLSIAGRDFRFHPRTGEYEAVAGMSQFGLTFLDGNRFVCTNRNPARQIVLENDQLTLTPGLVVNRHYEDVGPAGEDSVLYPISTTWTTSNLHANQFTAACGVQVYPDHSLGPKFHNAIFTCDPTANLVHCTRIREAGPTYRDIPDDSKREFLASTDSWFRPVNLALGPDESLYVVDMYRAVIEHPQFMPEELKDRPDLVLGRDRGRIWRIVGKAKQKPSAQTDPGQSTSQTSTQSLLKTLIIDPEHQKSSWEKEHAFRMLFERNDSQTPQHLRELQKDHQLDPMFAMAVLNSFDDVELEDMKRALNSKSSPGLTPLILKIGSDRFSTAPEWIELVNTRLESLQKLAPNDQRQTSPNIRKQVFATLGRIPWTDLTTANQDFVLDSLFAADADDDAEWIAAFLGVSARSDSDEILSKLTTFKCDPEKQETYIVVLNSLATLFARQSTADEVEERLMQTFQSPEITLQQKLACVAGISEGLKGGSRATRELLRKDNGILFANLIDDAVELFGANDPKSKIDPMICQVLGLGEDSASLQLLVAATASGHAQRASSALAAIFDRPSEQLVPTLSTLLPQRRGRIRREILQQMARSTSLAALLLDELESGAVHRTEIDDSLERSLLRIGDADQKDRAKKLLQRDPPADRVSVLAEYQHCLQLESNPSRGMKVFEQQCATCHKVGSIGVNVAPDISDSRTKTPDFFLMNILDPNRAIDANYFSYTVVDTSGRIHTGVLASETSAAMTLKQPEGKTVSIPRDEIEQVKNNGVSLMPVGLERTINPQQMADLISFLKNWRYLDGQVPSEVIKPLQP; encoded by the coding sequence GTGATCAGGCCGACACACCTCCTGAGTCTTGCTCTGTTCATTCATCTCTGCACTTCACTGCTTGCTCTTGCTGCCGAACCTCTCCCTCCGATGGAGGCAGTACAGAAGTTTCAACTCGACGAAAGTTGTGCCATTGAACTTGTGGCGAGTGAACCCGATGTCGTCGACCCGGTTCACATTGCTTTCGATTCCAGCAACCGTCTCTGGGTTGTGGAGATGTCCGACTATCCCAACGGACCCGATCCCAACCAACCGGGCCTTTCCCGAATTCGCGTGCTCACAGACACCGACGGAGACGGACGGTACTCCGATCCAAAACTTTTCAAAGAGAACCTGCTTTTCGCCAACGGACTGATGTTCTGGGAAGACGGCGTGATCGTCACCTCGAATGGACAGGTTCTATTCCTTCGCGACCAAGACAACGACGGAGTCTGTGACGAAACGCAAATCTGGTTCGAGGGTTTCGCAACTGAGAACCCTCAGCTACGGCACAACCATCCACAACTCGCACTCGATGGATACATCTATATCGCCAACGGACTTCGCGGCGGTGAGATCGTCCCCGGACCGGACGCTCCGTGGGAGATCAAATCCCCAGCCAAACCGCTCTCGATCGCTGGAAGAGATTTCCGCTTTCACCCGCGAACAGGCGAATACGAAGCCGTTGCTGGGATGAGCCAATTCGGGCTGACGTTTCTTGATGGAAATCGGTTCGTCTGCACCAATCGGAATCCCGCCCGACAGATCGTCCTCGAAAACGATCAACTCACGTTGACTCCCGGTTTGGTGGTGAATCGTCATTACGAAGACGTTGGCCCCGCTGGCGAAGATTCCGTTCTCTATCCGATTTCAACAACCTGGACGACGTCGAACCTGCATGCAAATCAATTCACGGCAGCTTGCGGAGTACAGGTCTACCCCGATCACTCTCTCGGTCCGAAATTCCACAATGCCATCTTCACCTGTGATCCCACCGCGAACCTCGTTCACTGCACTCGAATTCGCGAAGCGGGCCCCACGTACCGCGACATACCGGATGACAGCAAACGGGAGTTTCTGGCTTCGACAGACTCATGGTTTCGCCCCGTAAACCTTGCTCTGGGTCCGGATGAGAGTCTTTACGTCGTCGACATGTACCGAGCTGTCATCGAACATCCTCAGTTCATGCCTGAAGAGCTAAAGGACCGACCGGATCTTGTCCTTGGTCGAGATCGAGGCCGAATCTGGCGGATCGTCGGTAAGGCAAAACAGAAGCCATCTGCCCAAACGGACCCCGGACAATCCACATCTCAAACTTCCACTCAATCGCTGCTCAAAACACTGATCATTGACCCCGAACATCAAAAGTCATCCTGGGAGAAAGAACACGCCTTCCGAATGCTTTTCGAAAGGAACGATTCTCAAACACCTCAACACCTACGTGAACTCCAAAAGGATCACCAGCTTGATCCAATGTTCGCCATGGCTGTCCTGAATTCTTTCGATGATGTTGAACTTGAAGACATGAAACGAGCTCTCAATTCAAAAAGCAGTCCCGGTCTCACACCATTGATTCTCAAAATCGGCTCCGACCGTTTTTCGACCGCGCCCGAGTGGATCGAGCTTGTGAACACTCGTCTTGAGTCATTGCAGAAACTCGCTCCGAATGATCAACGCCAGACCTCGCCAAACATCCGCAAACAAGTCTTCGCAACGCTGGGACGAATTCCATGGACTGACCTGACCACTGCCAATCAAGACTTCGTTCTCGATTCTCTCTTCGCAGCTGATGCAGATGACGACGCAGAATGGATCGCTGCCTTTCTGGGAGTCAGTGCGCGATCAGACTCAGATGAGATCCTTTCGAAGCTCACTACCTTCAAGTGTGATCCTGAGAAACAGGAAACGTATATCGTCGTGCTGAACTCACTCGCAACACTCTTCGCTCGACAGTCGACTGCTGACGAAGTCGAGGAGCGACTGATGCAGACGTTCCAGAGTCCGGAGATCACCTTACAACAGAAGTTGGCATGCGTTGCAGGAATCTCCGAGGGGCTGAAAGGTGGGTCTCGAGCGACTCGCGAACTGCTCCGAAAAGATAACGGAATACTTTTCGCAAATCTCATTGATGATGCAGTCGAGTTGTTCGGTGCTAATGACCCCAAATCAAAGATCGATCCAATGATCTGTCAGGTACTTGGGCTGGGGGAAGATTCTGCGTCTCTCCAACTTCTCGTCGCTGCAACCGCTTCCGGCCATGCTCAACGGGCGTCCTCTGCACTCGCAGCAATCTTTGACCGGCCCAGCGAACAACTTGTTCCCACGCTTTCAACACTCTTGCCTCAACGACGTGGGCGAATTCGTCGCGAGATCCTGCAACAGATGGCGAGATCGACTTCTCTGGCTGCGTTGCTCCTCGACGAACTTGAATCGGGAGCGGTTCATCGCACGGAAATTGACGACTCTCTCGAGCGATCGCTGTTGAGAATTGGAGATGCCGATCAGAAAGATCGTGCGAAGAAACTTCTTCAACGTGATCCTCCGGCAGACCGCGTCAGCGTGCTCGCTGAATATCAGCACTGTTTACAGCTTGAATCGAACCCATCGCGCGGGATGAAAGTTTTCGAACAGCAGTGTGCCACCTGTCACAAAGTCGGCTCCATTGGCGTCAATGTCGCTCCCGACATTTCTGATTCCAGAACGAAGACTCCCGACTTCTTTCTCATGAATATTCTCGATCCGAATCGCGCCATCGATGCCAACTACTTCAGCTATACCGTTGTTGATACATCAGGGCGCATTCACACCGGAGTTCTGGCGTCCGAGACCTCAGCCGCAATGACGCTGAAGCAACCTGAAGGCAAGACTGTCTCAATTCCCCGCGATGAAATTGAACAGGTCAAAAACAACGGGGTCTCGCTGATGCCGGTCGGACTTGAGAGAACCATCAATCCGCAGCAGATGGCCGACTTGATTTCGTTTCTCAAGAACTGGCGCTATCTCGATGGGCAAGTCCCATCGGAAGTCATCAAGCCACTTCAGCCCTGA
- a CDS encoding DUF6655 family protein, with protein MVSFRVSLLSLVLFSGLGCATATTSNTARTSTEQLLITNAVDQSLDKIDFRPFRGHAVFLNDKYADCVDKNYVIASVRHRILQSGARLVDSADKSEITVELRTGAVGTASSNSFIGVPEIVLPGVVTLPEVRFAERKKQSGTAKIGLVAFETGSGMALGTGGQALAQSEDSNWFVVGAGPFRSGNVKGEISSSTTGQAAVRYTQIPKIITFAAPDPSGTQLAAEPLQTIDPVSLEKNE; from the coding sequence ATGGTTTCATTTCGAGTTTCATTATTGTCGCTGGTTCTGTTCTCTGGTTTGGGCTGTGCGACAGCCACAACTTCAAACACAGCAAGAACTTCAACCGAACAGTTGTTGATCACCAATGCGGTCGATCAGTCGCTCGACAAGATCGACTTTCGGCCCTTTCGCGGTCATGCGGTCTTCCTGAATGACAAGTATGCGGACTGTGTGGATAAGAATTACGTGATCGCTTCAGTCCGTCACCGCATCCTTCAATCGGGTGCTCGACTGGTCGATTCTGCCGATAAGAGCGAGATCACCGTTGAACTTCGAACAGGAGCTGTCGGGACAGCTTCCTCGAATTCCTTCATCGGTGTCCCGGAAATTGTTTTGCCTGGTGTCGTCACTCTACCTGAAGTTCGCTTCGCCGAACGAAAGAAACAATCGGGGACCGCGAAGATAGGTCTCGTCGCTTTCGAGACCGGAAGTGGAATGGCACTCGGTACTGGCGGTCAGGCCCTTGCTCAGTCCGAAGACAGCAACTGGTTCGTTGTGGGTGCCGGTCCATTCCGAAGCGGAAACGTCAAAGGAGAAATCAGCAGCTCGACGACTGGACAAGCTGCGGTCAGGTACACGCAGATTCCAAAGATCATCACCTTCGCAGCTCCGGATCCTTCGGGAACTCAACTGGCTGCCGAGCCATTGCAGACGATCGATCCGGTTTCTCTCGAAAAGAACGAGTAG
- a CDS encoding DUF309 domain-containing protein yields MNSLPPYTYIPGKTPHPISDPAGHMYGTSDAIEDDHKSMFDRAVELFNNGYYWEAHEAWEQVWMAHNKKGPQADFIKALIKLSACGVKCLEGNRTGAERHLRRSGELLGLSHAAVDSIDTFGVSIAHLLQQVSNLETKLPIQDSEVDPGPVQPLLGIIPMSDG; encoded by the coding sequence ATGAACTCGCTTCCCCCATACACCTATATTCCAGGCAAGACTCCGCATCCGATTTCAGATCCAGCCGGACACATGTACGGAACATCCGATGCGATCGAAGATGATCACAAGTCGATGTTCGATCGTGCGGTCGAACTCTTCAATAACGGGTACTACTGGGAAGCACACGAAGCATGGGAGCAGGTCTGGATGGCCCACAATAAGAAGGGACCACAGGCCGATTTCATCAAGGCCTTGATCAAGCTCTCCGCCTGCGGAGTAAAATGCCTCGAGGGAAACCGAACCGGTGCAGAACGACATCTCCGCCGGTCAGGTGAGTTACTTGGACTCTCGCACGCAGCTGTCGACTCCATCGACACGTTCGGAGTCTCGATTGCACACTTACTTCAGCAAGTTTCAAATCTCGAAACGAAGCTGCCGATTCAGGACTCAGAAGTTGATCCGGGACCCGTTCAACCGCTCCTCGGGATCATTCCCATGTCGGACGGATAG